The Chlorocebus sabaeus isolate Y175 chromosome 20, mChlSab1.0.hap1, whole genome shotgun sequence genomic sequence AACTCTTTAAGATATGGAAGTCAGTTTGAAAAGGCTCTGCTAGTCCAGTTCTCCCAGGAAAGGGATGCAAGTTACAAGGCAATAAGCCCCTCAGATTCCTTCTTATAGCAAAGTAACTTAATTTGCCTCTACTTTGTACTCCTGTGGTACTCAGGCTTTGGCATCATATGTGAGAACCTAGAGgatccagcctgggtgggagTCCCTTAAGTCCTTGTTTCTTCAGGTCTTTGGATCCAATTTGAAGGAAAAGGAATTCCTTTATGATACCATCTCTCAAACTGAGATTCTCCTGTTAAGTCAGGGCCTCAGACAGATGACTTCTGattgaaaatacataataaaggaaaacttctaaagaaaagaattcacCCAAAATTCCACTGTCCTCATAATTTTTAGCTTTTGAATAATGTTATCAACTCTCCATTTCTTGTTTGCATACTTAGATAACATTTTGCTTAATTGAAACTTACTgtacatacacattatatatcAAAATTGTaacatttgtcttatttttaatagcACAAAAATGTCAATGAATGACACTGATGTAAtcttgaaaaagcatttaaatagAATTTCTGGTTTCTCTCATAAAATCTATATGGATTTATGCTGTTTGAAACAGTACTCACTAGCCATACATGGCtaatgagcacttgaaatatggctagtaTGAAATGAGGTGTGCTGTTAATATGTAAAGTATACCTGGAtttgaaaaaagtataaaatatctcaatttttatattcattatatgttgaaataatatttgaatatattgagttaaataaacattattaaaattattaaagtttaccttttttattccttttaatgtggctactaaaaattttaagttacatACATGgcttacattatttttctatcaGACTGTTGATATAGATTATCACAAACAGCTATGGGgtcttaaaatttgaaaagaaactaaaattttaacAGTAAGGGAATAGTTAAATCACTTTTAGTATGTTTACTAAATAGAATATTGTGCAGCCTTTAATATGTGGCCCCCCAAAATGTATATAATGTTATATTAAGTAAAGAAAGCACAGCCagacaccatggctcacacctgtaatcacagtgctttgggaggacaaggtaaGAGGATCtattgaatccaggaggttgaggctgcagtgagccatgatcataccactgcacttcagcctgggcaacagaggtaaACCCcatttctttataaaaagaagaaaaaaaagcatgataACAaagttacacaatttttttttttaaactaggcgAATTTTTCCAAAAAGATAACTGGAGATATGTTCAGAAGACTGAATTCCAAGTgatgttttcctcttttccttttctttattttcaaatttaacatAAAGTcatgaaactttttttattttaaaaaaagttactaGGTGATACTGATTCATAGACTCAGTCAAGGTAAATGAAGGAATGGTGGTGTATTAGTGTTCTCATTGTGGTATTGTGGAGAAAGGAACAGCCAACTATGTCTTCCATTCCACTGCTCAGTGGGAATCGGAAATTAAACTCCAAAAGAGAGGACAGTTGATAATATATATATTGTGTTTATAAAGAATGAAAGAACCTAAGTCAAAGGTCCTTTAAAAAGAGTTAAAGCTTTGAAAATGACTTGCCATGTTTAAATGCTTCCCCTTGCTAAGtactatctttttctttattactagATTGATGATGTTGCTATCTAAAGTTGAGAAATTGTCAGAAGAAATCATGGCGATAATGCAAAATTTAAGTAGTATACgggtttgtattttttcatacttCTACCCTGTTTGAAAAGGATAAAAGGAAGGAGTGTCCCAGATTGGAGAATCCAATCCAGGAAAGAGTTTGCACAGAGTatgtttaatttacttttcatgGGAATTTTTTAATAGGAGAACACTATTTAACCATAATATTTTAGTAATATCTggcttttcatatttaaatataaatttgtagATTATGTTTCGTCTTTTTAGTTaattataaattgtttttattcagGCATTTTAGGGCTTGAAATAGTTGGCCTGCCAGAAAAAGttaaatatcctaacatagagtttaagtttttcaaatgaaggaaataatatacTGTATTTTCACTAGACATGTCAGTAATGTCATATGTATAGAGAACTTAACTCATTCAGGATGGCTTTCTTGTAGGCTTTGGAGGGCAGTAGAGAGCTTGAAAATCTCATTGGAATCTCCTGTGCATCacgtttcttaaaaaaagaaatgcagaaaaccAAAGAACTAAGTAAGAATTTATGAGTTTTCAATgacaataattttaaagataaacctattaatttgtttcaaatttaaatgtgatagatttctttatatataccaTTACTGGACATGTGATAAAAATACTATTACCTTTAAATAAGAAGCCACATGTCTTTTATCAGGATGTGTTATTTTGGGGATTCTTCTTGAATGTCAATGAAAACAATGCACCTTGGAAACTGGTAGCAGGCATTTCAAATGTAATGcccatttttataatatataataaggtattatattttatacttggtacttataaatatgtattattttggattttttttttctcatgaagtTGTTTGTTCCAAGTAATGAGAAATTCTCCATATTCTATGTTAATTCTTGACATGggatttttacttcttttagtGACAAAAGTAATTAAACAAAAACTGTTTGAAAGGAGTTCAGGACTTCCTCACAAACGTAAGTAGTTGTGTTTTAGTTTATTACATAAAAAGATGCTTTCATCCCATTTTGCCAATTAAAACTAATCATCATGAGCCCTttttagtgattttcttttttcctcagagATCCCTGTTCTGAAGTGTGTTCTTTTAAAAGATCATGAATCTCATTTGAAAAGCTTTATATTGCATTTAGCAGATGATACCTGATGAGATCAACTTCTCTGATTgaactttttaaatgtcttttgaaaTGCAATCTTCAACATAAgatttaaattttgtctttttattaaaatttatttttgagaatacAGACGAATATGAGCAACAATGCATTAATATACTGCAGTTTTTAGTGTTGCACTAGAACCATTAAAAGTTACTTTCTAACCAGTATTCTGGAAACTTTCAGATCATTAATGTGCTTTGTTCTACTATGAACTCTTATGCCTCTGATCATTTCACAGTATGGAAAACTAAATAAACAGTATTTAAGTTTCCATAGGAAGTACACATTCATACTTTCACACCTCAATAAGCAAAGTAATCATGAACTGTAAAATACTAAAACCTTTAGACTAATGTAAGAGTGATTAATAGTACCTACATGAATGCCATTTAGCAATTTCTGCAGGTGGAATTAGGCCTTAAAATGGGTGGCCGTGTTTTTAGCCTACCACTTTTAAATACCGATGactgccatttattgagtacctataaTTACTATATTCTCAATACTAGGATCAGCAGATCTTTACAGCATTGTGGAAAGATAGCTACACTGTATTATCATTGTCATTATAGACAAGGAACgaagatacaaaaaatattaagtaacttgcccaagacttCTActtaggtaacagagcaagaattcCAAGCAAAGACCAGTCTGGCCTCAAAAACTCTGGtcttttcattattctttgtTGTCCCTtcctaaaacaaatgaaatcatcCAATCATCCCAGCTTTCAGACTCAAACATGGCATATAATTGAAACTGCTTCAGCCAATCTGGTATGTTAGCCTGGGTTTAGAACCTTTAATAAGCCAGTGATGGGTTGGCAAtgggaagtgctgggattgccagGCAGTCAGATCTAAAGGCCAACTGGGTCATGGCAGGGCTGCAGCCATGGCAAGACTCCTCCAAAGTTCATGTGGGAAGGGAGCTGAATAGACTTCCTGAGCTTTTCAGTTGAACAACTAACGTCTACTGTGATGCCAAGAATTTAAGAACATGAAAGGTAGCTCTTTCTTGGAAATGGCTTGGGATctcttcttcaaaaaaaaaaaagaaaaagagaaaagaaaaatttagagacAAGATtgtaccctgtcacccaggctgaagtgatgaTTAGtgaagtgggattacaggcatgagccaacacgcctgaCCTCTTGTGTCTTACTTTAGTTGTGTAACTTGATTAGAATGTGTAACTGGGTTTCAGTGGTTTCAATCTCTCCTAACTTGACAAGTTTTAAAGGATCACAGTAGGAAagcaaaatgtttattatttcccAATTGGAAGAAATCTTGCTTCTACATACTCTATACCAATAgtgtgatttctttaaaaatctgtaacTTCCTAGAACTAATTAGAATTAGGCTTAACATAGTTGACTTTTGCAAGCAGCTTTGAGAAATAAGGAAGCAGAAAACTCTGGAATAAATAAGTGAACTGTCAATgctaataatgtaaaaaatttgtttaaatttatattttattaaaatatttttccttccaggggatacttttttcatttccttatggCCATCTAAAATACATGAATTCATTGTGTGTTTATGCATGATCAGCCTTAAAactcttttctattattttaggcATTAAGGCTGACTTGCCCATTACCAGATTTTCCCAAAGGACTGAGTTCCTGCATAGAGGAGACTGTATGACTAAACCATGTTTGTAAATTTCTAATAATCATTGATTTAAATGAAAactcagtttaaaaatatataatacatagtatCTATATAAGTATGTTATATATTAATGTGTATTCTATATAGTCATCGTCCAATTCTGTTTCTTGGCAGGAGCTACATTAGCTCTTTATATTTCCCAAGGTTTTAAAAACTTCATTAGGTTTTCAGCTAATTTTGGGAAATTCATATTGCCTAAAAAATAGATTAAAGCTTATTTTTGTTGTAATTTGAGTTTGAGCTATATCCTGAGTGCTTTTACTACCTCTTTCTCTGGTTCCTAACATACATATtagttttcagggttttttttttgtttttttttttttggttaatgattatgtacacacacaaacgTTCACACACATAAATTTTTTTAGTAAGCTAACAGCTTTTACCCTTTTCTGctcatacattcattttaagaGGATTTTGCTAATTCTTTTGACATCTCAAACTAGTTTGCTTTATATGTTCCTTATTCTGCCTTATTCTGGCCTTgaaatttccacttttatttatttatttatttatttgtttatttatttatttttattatgctatTACACagaattgtttaaattttaaaatgttttgggaGTTTCTcatattattagaaaataagtaaaataaaaatcatccctATAATATGTATAGGATTTATTAATTATGAAAATGAGAATAAGCCAATTACTTGTTTCACTATCAAAAGAATGTCCTTCAGATTCTTCTGGGtttttggtggggtttttttgttttttgtttgtttgttttttggtctttCAGATTCTTACAAAATTTTCCTGGAATAGTTAAAGCAGACAATACCATGAGAATTTCAATATTTATGCTATCATTGCCTCTTCTAATTGGTCTTTTAGTTCTActaatatttagtttttcttttcagtggGAATTTCAGTTAACTTCAGTTACAGTCTTTATTACAGGAAGAGTATAATTGTAAAAATAACACTCTAGTATTTTAAATAGACATCTGACACAGATTCTTAAGGCTTTATATAACTTattcaagagaaatttaaaacatatacaataaaattaaaagacacactGAGATTTGCATAGTGTCATAAGAACTGGACCTGGTAAATCAGGGGATGCCTTGATGAGAGTATATGAATAAAAGAGGATCTCCTCTGCTAAACACAGATTTCTTAAACAAAGGaaggcttctttctttcttcagttacTTAGGAAATAAGCCTAATTTTGCTTTCTTCAATAACACTGGCTTTATGACTATtaggaaaagaatgaaatgaaaggtTCTTTTTGTGTTAGATTTGGATGtgaattttcataattattttaaatttgttatgctGAAGATTTAAAACATATGACCATTCAGTGGGCTGATACAGATGGAATGTCACATTATCATCACATGGTGAggcatgaaatttatttattttacataatcaaCCTCTCCTTAAAACAACTTGTTACAGATATTCCTTAGTCAATAGATGGCATTCTATAGTACTTAATATTCTCAGTTTTTTCTGAAGATACTAAAAAATACCATCATTGTTGGTCTTTGACTAGTACTTccaataaacaaaatgtttttgaaaagaatGTAAGCAAATTGTAGAGCAGTTGCCAGGATATGAAATCTAGACACTTAGCTTCAGTCCAAAacatattttatctgttttgagAATAATTGTGTAGGTTGcagtatgcatattttaaatgaaatggaaCCATCTGAACTTTACATTGTTCAATGTTTCAGCTGTttgtattagaaaatatttcagaatttccAACTTTGGtctgttttaaaaagcataatctacaatgttcctgttttctttagttaattttctgtattcttaCATAGTAAAATTCATCTTGGTTATAGGATTTTAAGGTTATCAAATTCTTAGACAACAGGACAAATTTAAAAGTCTTTCTGTTGTAACACTATAAAATAGTTTGATACTGCCTCTTCATTCTAACCACCcactgaagtattttttaaacataaaaatatgttgttCTTTCCCCCACTCAGGCTTGAAAAAGTATTCATCATATCAGCTGAATAATTTCACTCCCAGAAGACTACTAcccttttagttttctattttatcttaacattaaacaatgtatttttttcaaacagaTACTTCAATTTTAAAAGCACTGAGGTTTGAAGTTTAGACATGACGACTTTTaggagaaacaacagaaattcccCCTATGCTTTAACATTCTGGATTTATCTGGAGATAAAAAATGGAGCCATTAATTTTGATAGCACAAATATACATTAATGTACAACTATAGTCCTCAGCTCTTTATAATGATTCAGCTATCATGTATGCCATATGTGAGTCATAACCTTTCCTATTAATAATGTTAATGCTCTTGTTTTACACgatttgtctttgttttggggTATGCATTTCACCTGCTAAAAATGCATACTTGAGATTTGTCTAggatttaagtaaaaataaacaggttTATTACTTTTCATAGCCTTTTAAATAACTTCtttaatgatttaaattttttatactttaacaGAAGtatgataatttttctttcaaataaaatcagtagaaaaaattttaaactatagaTTTGGACTCACTTAATAGCAATTAGGTGTTTAAAAGGTGTAAATAACTTGCTATCAGACATTACAAATATCCAGGTGCTCTGTATGTGCTGATGacaacaaaattgaaaagaaagactATAATAATTCTGACTGGTTTTCTCTGCAGAAGATATTGATTATTTGTGTGTGGTGAGAGATTTGGAAAATTCAATTAAAGGAGTTGTGCAAAGGTTTCATAAATTTTCCTTCTACAGCGTGTACACAGACATTGTTGCGTATTAAATCAATGCAGCACttcacaatatattttctttgaaacataaaaataaataacatttaaacagTTCTGCTTACTacagaaacaaattttattttctgtgaagcATTTAGTCATGTGCTATCACTGACTCATACACATTTGCCAGCTGTAACAAATTTTATAGACATTTTCCCCAGAGACATATCTCACAtactatgaatttttaaatgagcaaatggTGAAGAAGGGATGTCAGCAATATAAAAATTGATCAGTTAAAAGATAAAAGCATAAGTAAAGAGATTTGTATGGTAGTCTTAATaggttttattaaataaaaatactataaaaagacAGTAATGAATAGActgaagactgttcttgaggtGGAGAAAAATTATTCTGGCACATTTAGTAGAAATTGGTTTTGTGTTACCTGACAGGtgaacttttttttcccattttcaacTCTCAGAGTAGTCCAAAACGCTCCACAAAAAAAGAGTTAGATAAATTATCTAAGTGGTTTACATATTTGAAACACAATAAAGcaaatgtttatagtattatATAACTAGTTATATAGTTAAAAGCAGGACTtagtaattattaaatattaggtGATTTTTCCTCCAGCTCAGACCTCGGATGCAAGGAGCgtagttatttttattcatactATTCACAGCAAGTGCTTCAGCCCTCTGGAACCTCTCTTTCAGGACCCCAGAACACTTTGCTACCTTTCCCTCTACCTAGATTGCTTTTTTCTCTGTCTAGCAAACTCCTACTCGTCCTTTAAGGTCAGCCTCAGATGTCACAACCTCTGTGAAGCTCTCCCCAGCTCTCCTAGGTAAAGCTAAATTGCTTCATCTTCTAGGCTCCCACAACACTtgtctgaatattttaaatgtatcatGTTGTAGTGCATTGCAATTGTCTGGTTACAGGACTCTTTCTGGGCTCCTCTttggtaaacaaacaaaaagtcttaTCTATGTACTGTAGTCCCAGAGCCTAGCATAGCGCCTGGATAGAGCCTGGATAGAAGTTCCACATGCAGTGCAGCCAATGtgtgatgaatgaaaagaacttttttaaaagaattatcttAAGTATTTTCAAATACTTATAAATTGCTATTTTCTTATCTCATTAATGTTTATTGCATGCCTACCATGCTCCAGGCATTATTCTAGCATTGGGGACACACTGACAAACAAGGCAGACATAGTCCTGCCCTCAGGAGTATAGAATCTAGCACAAATAACAAGTCATTTTAGTAACCATAAAGAGTATACTAATAATGGTAATAAGCATGTATTGTAATAAATGTCCTGGAAGTTTtcataataaatttgaaaaggtATATTCTGAAATAGAATCAGGCTAACTGTCGGATATTGCAATGAGAATTTATAGCCTCAGAGCTGCTATTTTTAGTGTAAAACAAGACTTTAggttgttttaatttcattttgcttCAACATTTATTCTGCATCATATACTGTGGCAAGTTGCTTTGAattgttttctgaaagaaaaaaaaactttcttctttcatttagaaTCATGTCATCTTGACAGCTATGAATTCCTTAAAGCCATTTTAAACTGAGGTACTGTTTCACCTTTCTAATTTAGTTTAACCTTGTGAAATTTCACTGTGTTTTGTTCAGgtggaaacattttatttacattatcaGATTTGGTATTGTCTTCCTATAAGAAAATAGGGATATGAGCACTGGAGCTTTAGTTGAAATTATATTAACCTAGTCTTATAAACAACAGGAGGGCAGTCTAACATCAGTTAGAGGCTGACTGGGAAAGAACTGTTGAGCTGACAAGGCTAACTTTAAAAGTCAGAGAGGACACATTTTTAACGGAGTTAAGGGTCCTTAgtcatatttcatataaatagctAAATAGATGCTAACAAGTAGATTATAGTTTCTGTAGGACACATCTGACTGAAGATATAACTAGTCTGTTAAATTAGGAAATGTactaaattaagtaaataattatatattaattagttATACCTTGCCTTCAGAACAATTCCTATTGATGCAGCAATACaagtaaaaattatacatttataaatagctTATTGTAACAAATAAGCTAAAAGCAATATAAGTCATGATATATTAGTGTTTAGCGTACCTGTAACTGAAGGTTTATATTAAGAACTaacatgggctgggcatggtggctcacacctgtaatcccagcactttgggaggccgaggcgggtggatttcccaaggtcaggagttcaagaccagcctggccaacatggtgaaacccccgtctctactaaaaatacaagaaattagccgggcgtggtgacttgtgcctgaatcccagctactcgggaggctgaggcaggagaattgcttgaacccaggaggcggaggttgcagtgagctgagatcacgccactgcactccagcctgcgcaactgagtaaaactctgtctcagggaaaaaacaacaaaaactggcattaggggctaggcatggtgattcatgcctgtaatcccagcactgtgagaggtcaaggtgagaggatcgcttaagcccaggaccagcctaggcaatatagtgagagaccttgtctctacaaaaaatagaaaaattagctgagtatggtggcgcatgtctgtagtcccagctactcaagaggctgagttgggaagatcacATGCGCCCACGtggtagaggctgtagtgagccatgattgctgcactccagcctgggtgacagagcgagaccctgtctcaaaaaaaaaaagaattgttagcTTACCAGATGTGTTGCCTGCTCtctcttagggaaaaaaatcaaagcacaaTTAAAGAATTATGTTCTATCTCCAAGATACTTTTCTTTGGAAATGGTATCTCAAGTGGTTAATATTAGCTTCCTGACAAGCTAGTCTTAATATTTGCAACGCATCTTATATAGAAAATAGTCAGTTTTTTATGAAAACGTTTATTCTATTGTATGCAGTAAACAATAGCTTATATTCTGTTTGCAGTGAGTAATAGCTTATAATAATagctagtatttattgagtactttctggtttttttgtttgtttttttgaaatggagtcttgctctgtcactcaggctggagtgcagtggcacgatctcggctcactgcaacctccacctcctggattcaagtgattctcctgccctagccttccgagtagctgggattacaggtgaacaccaccatgcccagctaattgtttgtatttttattagagatggggtttcaccatgttggccaggctggtcttgaactcctaaccccaagtgatccgcctgcctcagcctcccaaagtgctgcaattacaggcgtgagccactgtgcccagccttattgagtactttctatgtgccagCAGTGTTATAAACACTTTATACATAttccatttaatcttcacaacaacttaTGAGGTAGATACAgttactacttttattttataggtgaggcAATTGAGGCACAAACGAAGTTAAGTACCTTGTCCCAGAATCACCTAAAACAGGGCCAGGATACTAAACCGAGTAGTCTGGTGCCAGAGCCTATGCTCTTGCCACTACCCAGTAGTAATCTGAATTTCAGGTTTCACTACTGGCCAAGGATTTTATATCCTGTTAAGTAAggatcatatataaatattatccTTATTTGTCCTATATGTAATgggatatatatgtatttcatatatatccaTCCACATACACCTATATTCATTCATTATAAggttaacattttataaaatttctgacCCATGAAATCCAACAGAGAACATATTAGATGGTGATCATAGATACATCTTCACAGCTACACATTTAGTAAATGAATGTGCAACATTTAGTGTTTGATAGTCTGTAATAAACTTATAGGGAATTCAGAGTACCGAGAATAGCTTTGTGTTAATGGATTTTAGTAAAGATAACCACATTTTGGGGTGTTCTTTTGAGTCTTTGAGTAATACTTTTAAGAAACTGGGAAGAATTAAGGTTGAGCTACCAGTCAACTTCCCTTTCATTgagaagcaagagagaaatgaCAGTGAAATTAAGTGACTTCACCTTTGAGGCATTTCCCTCAGTTCTGCCTTTCACCACGTT encodes the following:
- the ITGB3BP gene encoding centromere protein R isoform X1; amino-acid sequence: MPVKRSLKLDDLLEENSFDPSKITRKKSFITYSPTTGTCQMSLFASPTSSEEQKHRNGLSNEKRKKWNHPSLTESKESTTKDNDELMMLLSKVEKLSEEIMAIMQNLSSIRALEGSRELENLIGISCASRFLKKEMQKTKELMTKVIKQKLFERSSGLPHKRIKADLPITRFSQRTEFLHRGDCMTKPCL
- the ITGB3BP gene encoding centromere protein R isoform X6, producing the protein MPVKRSLKLDDLLEENFHRVVQAGLKLPSSSNPPISACQSLGITSVSHHAWQLMMLLSKVEKLSEEIMAIMQNLSSIRALEGSRELENLIGISCASRFLKKEMQKTKELMTKVIKQKLFERSSGLPHKRIKADLPITRFSQRTEFLHRGDCMTKPCL
- the ITGB3BP gene encoding centromere protein R isoform X3, yielding MPVKRSLKLDDLLEENSFDPSKITRKKSFITYSPTTGTCQMSLFASPTSSEEQKHRNGLSNEKRKKWNHPSLTESKESTTKDNDELMMLLSKVEKLSEEIMAIMQNLSSIRALEGSRELENLIGISCASRFLKKEMQKTKELMTKVIKQKLFERSSGLPHKQSCHLDSYEFLKAILN
- the ITGB3BP gene encoding centromere protein R isoform X4, which translates into the protein MPVKRSLKLDDLLEENSFDPSKITRKKSFITYSPTTGTCQMSLFASPTSSEEQKHRNGLSNEKRKKWNHPSLTESKESTTKDNDELMMLLSKVEKLSEEIMAIMQNLSSIRALEGSRELENLIGISCASRFLKKEMQKTKELMTKVIKQKLFERSSGLPHKHTSILKALRFEV
- the ITGB3BP gene encoding centromere protein R isoform X8, encoding MSLFASPTSSEEQKHRNGLSNEKRKKWNHPSLTESKESTTKDNDELMMLLSKVEKLSEEIMAIMQNLSSIRALEGSRELENLIGISCASRFLKKEMQKTKELMTKVIKQKLFERSSGLPHKQSCHLDSYEFLKAILN
- the ITGB3BP gene encoding centromere protein R isoform X7, with translation MSLFASPTSSEEQKHRNGLSNEKRKKWNHPSLTESKESTTKDNDELMMLLSKVEKLSEEIMAIMQNLSSIRALEGSRELENLIGISCASRFLKKEMQKTKELMTKVIKQKLFERSSGLPHKRIKADLPITRFSQRTEFLHRGDCMTKPCL